The following are encoded together in the Tripterygium wilfordii isolate XIE 37 chromosome 18, ASM1340144v1, whole genome shotgun sequence genome:
- the LOC119984220 gene encoding protein NOI4-like isoform X2 produces MWVVVGIWGLGPIVNECPEKRRHTVTFLGLQTHPSPGSSFAIFMASDRGLPLPKFGEWDVNNPASAEGFTVIFNKARNEKKTKATAGVPVASPTKNETAYDKTETYQHPPKKKWLCCG; encoded by the exons atgtgGGTGGTCGTTGGTATATGGGGACTTGGTCCAATTGTTAATGAGTGTCCGGAGAAAAGAAGACATACGGTTACG TTTCTTGGTCTCCAAACACATCCCTCTCCAGGAAGCTCCTTCGCAATTTTCATGGCGTCG GACAGAGGCCTCCCATTGCCCAAGTTTGGTGAGTGGGATGTAAACAACCCAGCCTCAGCCGAGGGGTTTACTGTTATATTTAACAAAGCTAggaatgaaaagaaaacaaaggctACTGCTGGTGTGCCCGTTGCGTCTCCAACAAAAAATGAAACTGCCTACGACAAAACTGAGACTTATCAGCATCCACCGAAG AAGAAGTGGCTTTGCTGTGGTTGA
- the LOC119984218 gene encoding uncharacterized protein LOC119984218, producing MILAETEMRRAMAITSIILLVLLSLKEFVQGFEGSAGTRTLKQENEQAHDVHCSRERSRAAWQIIEEYLMPFVEKEQYQISGKCRLHPDNDLFRDQEQHKIHVDINEWRCGYCKKIFRAEKFLDQHFDNRHYNLLSVNDSKCLADLCGALHCDFVLNSKSTKTKCNPAAVERNRHLCESLADSCFPVNHGPSSSRLHELFLRQFCDAHTCSQKRKLFPRGGTKQTSIFYLAISILTLMLLPLFYIIIYLYQREMRRGTQELRRIVRVGGKAKPS from the exons ATGATTCTAGCGGAGACAGAGATGAGGAGAGCCATGGCAATAACTTCAATTATTCTCTTGGTTTTGCTCTCCCTGAAAGAATTTGTCCAG GGCTTCGAAGGATCTGCAGGCACAAG AACTCTCAAACAAGAAAATGAGCAAGCCCATGATGTGCACTGCTCGAGAGAAAGAAGTCGGGCAGCTTGGCAAATTATAGAGGAG TATTTGATGCCATTTGTGGAAAAAGAGCAGTATCAGATTTCAGGGAAGTGTAGACTGCATCCAGACAATGACTTGTTCAGGGATCAGGAGCAGCACAAGATACACGTTGATATAAATGAATGGCGGTGTGGATACTGTAAGAAAATCTTCCGCGCAGAAAAGTTTCTTGATCAGCATTTTGACAACAGGCACTACAATCTTCTGAGTGTG AATGACAGCAAGTGCTTGGCGGATTTATGTGGAGCTCTGCATTGTGATTTTGTACTGAATTCTAAGTCTACCAAAACAAAGTGCAATCCTGCAGCCGTTGAAAGGAATCGCCATCTTTGTGAG AGTCTTGCGGATAGCTGTTTTCCTGTTAATCATGGTCCCTCATCAAGCCGTCTTCACG AACTGTTTTTGCGGCAATTTTGTGATGCCCATACTTGCTCGCAAAAGAGGAAACTGTTTCCTAGAGGAGGCACG aAGCAAACAAGTATATTCTACTTGGCTATATCAATATTGACGTTGATGCTGCTACCGCTTTtctatattataatttatttgtacCAAAG AGAAATGAGAAGAGGGACCCAGGAGCTGAGGCGAATCGTACGAGTTGGAGGAAAAGCAAAACCCTCATAG
- the LOC119984220 gene encoding protein NOI4-like isoform X1, with protein sequence MWVVVGIWGLGPIVNECPEKRRHTVTFLGLQTHPSPGSSFAIFMASQDRGLPLPKFGEWDVNNPASAEGFTVIFNKARNEKKTKATAGVPVASPTKNETAYDKTETYQHPPKKKWLCCG encoded by the exons atgtgGGTGGTCGTTGGTATATGGGGACTTGGTCCAATTGTTAATGAGTGTCCGGAGAAAAGAAGACATACGGTTACG TTTCTTGGTCTCCAAACACATCCCTCTCCAGGAAGCTCCTTCGCAATTTTCATGGCGTCG CAGGACAGAGGCCTCCCATTGCCCAAGTTTGGTGAGTGGGATGTAAACAACCCAGCCTCAGCCGAGGGGTTTACTGTTATATTTAACAAAGCTAggaatgaaaagaaaacaaaggctACTGCTGGTGTGCCCGTTGCGTCTCCAACAAAAAATGAAACTGCCTACGACAAAACTGAGACTTATCAGCATCCACCGAAG AAGAAGTGGCTTTGCTGTGGTTGA
- the LOC119984216 gene encoding heme chaperone HemW, whose protein sequence is MVVGRWMRQKAEIFSSPPPVTPATSYHSVMLRAFAPVVSAFPTRFRASKLVCQANTLTNASPTVRQNASTTTLTLHQQPPTSAYVHLPFCRKRCHYCDFPIVALGSSSVDQAENDPRVSNYVQLLCQEITATKSDYKADSPLETVFFGGGTPSLVPPGLVLSILDTLRVKFGLSKDAEISMEMDPGTFDAEKLKELMEMGVNRVSLGVQAFQEELLKACGRAHGIGEVYKSIEIVQSCKVENWSMDLISSLPHQTQQMWEESLRLTIEAQPNHVSVYDLQVEQGTKFGILYIPGEFPLPSDTQSAKFYRTASRLLSEAGYKHYEISSYCKDGYECRHNSIYWKNKPFYAFGLGSASYVGGLRFSRPRKMKEYMKYVQNLENGVAEWCGNGQIDVEDLAMDVVMLSLRTARGLNLRSFQEAFGGSLVRSLCNTYKPYVQSGHVVGLDEERRVMTADKFDTLLLNDDAIDSGLAYIRLTDPDGFLLSNELISLAFAAISP, encoded by the exons ATGGTGGTTGGACGATGGATGCGCCAGAAAGCTGAAattttctcttctcctcctcccgTAACTCCGGCGACATCTTATCATTCAGTCATGCTGAGAGCCTTTGCTCCCGTTGTCTCGGCCTTTCCCACCAGATTCAGAGCTTCCAAACTCGTTTGTCAGGCTAACACACTCACGAATGCATCACCAACTGTTCGACAAAATGCCTCAACCACCACGCTTACCTTACATCAACAACCGCCTACTTCTGCTTATGTTCATCTTCCCTTCTGTAGGAAACGCTGCCACTACTGTGACTTCCCAATTGTTGCTCTTGGTTCCAGTTCCGTTGACCAGGCTGAGAACGACCCACGAGTGTCAAACTATGTACAATTGCTTTGCCAAGAGATAACCGCAACAAAATCGGATTACAAGGCGGATTCCCCTCTCGAGACTGTCTTTTTTGGGGGTGGTACGCCATCTCTCGTGCCACCTGGGCTTGTCTTGTCAATTTTGGATACATTGAGAGTGAAGTTTGGGCTGTCTAAGGATGCTGAAATATCAATGGAGATGGACCCGGGCACTTTTGATGCTGAAAAATTGAAGGAGTTGATGGAGATGGGGGTGAATAGAGTTTCATTGGGAGTTCAGGCGTTTCAGGAGGAGCTGTTGAAGGCTTGTGGGAGAGCACATGGTATTGGGGAGGTTTACAAGAGTATTGAGATTGTCCAGTCATGCAAGGTTGAGAATTGGAGTATGGATCTTATCTCTTCACTCCCTCACCAGACACAACAAATGTGGGAGGAGAGTTTGAGACTCACAATTGAAGCACAGCCTAACCATGTGTCTGTATATGATTTGCAAGTGGAACAGGGCACAAAATTTGGAATACT GTACATCCCAGGAGAATTTCCTCTGCCTTCTGATACACAATCTGCCAAGTTCTACAGAACGGCTTCCAGATTACTTTCTGAAGCAGGCTATAAGCATTATGAAATTAGCAGTTATTGCAAGGATGGATATGAATGTAGACACAATTCTATATACTGGAAGAACAAGCCTTTCTATGCTTTTGGCTTGGGGTCTGCCAGTTATGTTGGAGGCTTGAGGTTTTCAAGGCCAAGGAAGATGAAAGAATATATGAAATATGTGCAGAATTTGGAGAATGGGGTTGCAGAATGGTGCGGGAATGGTCAGATTGATGTCGAAGACCTGGCAATGGATGTTGTGATGCTCTCTCTTAGGACTGCAAGGGGCCTAAATTTAAGGTCATTTCAGGAAGCTTTTGGTGGTTCTCTTGTTAGGTCTCTATGCAACACCTATAAACCTTATGTACAAAGTGGGCATGTGGTTGGCTTGGATGAGGAGAGAAGGGTAATGACCGCGGATAAGTTCGACACCCTACTACTGAATGATGATGCCATTGACAGTGGATTAGCTTATATTCGGCTGACTGATCCGGATGGTTTCCTCTTATCAAATGAACTGATTTCCCTTGCATTTGCGGCCATATCTCCTTAG
- the LOC119984215 gene encoding zinc finger CCCH domain-containing protein 43-like, giving the protein MDLSRIKSGFRKFCDAALLTKNDSEKIIVSKPDDESKLGFQSSVSNSDQDDASLHEHLRKSLSLNAVREREGEDEEKEVAVKISNEKERGDEIEDGAKSKESDGDIKASENEEKAIGAEEPEKKGECDWIGATKHEKQDEYDWTGADEPEKRVEYDWIGTEEHETKGEYGWNSTGEHEYKGEDGWNSTGKHEYKGEDGWNSTGEHEYKGEYGCNSTGEHEYKGEDGWNSTGEHEYKGEYGWNSTGEHEYKGEYSWNGADEHANRDGTYDNGSSDNKKCLYPVRPEAGDCAFYMKTGNCKFGSNCKFNHPVIRKNQGIKEKVKEREDLSENPGQTECKYYLRTGGCKFGSACRYNHSRVKETVVHQTEELNFLGLPIRPGEKECPYYMRNGSCKFGANCRFNHPDPTAAGGSDLASGYGNGGSATLQSTSQSGVAPWSLPRTINETAPFVPVMFSPAPVFPPQSPEWNGFQAPQYPPERSIRPLPAYVMTNPATETNAYTHHQESQMLVDQFPERPGQSECTYFMKTGDCKFKMNCKFHHPKSRISKSLPSALSDRGLPLRPDQNICSHYSRYGICKFGPACKFDHPIQQSSSTVSS; this is encoded by the exons ATGGATCTCTCTCGCATAAAATCAGGGTTTCGAAAGTTTTGTGATGCTGCGTTACTTACAAAGAACGACTCTGAAAAGATCATTGTCTCCAAACCCGACGACGAATCTAAATTAGGGTTTCAATCTTCGGTTTCCAATTCCGATCAAGATG ACGCCTCGCTCCACGAGCACCTCCGGAAGAGTTTAAGTTTGAATGCGGTGCGAGAACGagaaggagaagatgaagagaaagaAGTGGCGGTGAAGATTTCGAACGAAAAGGAAAGGGGAGATGAAATAGAAGACGGTGCGAAGAGCAAAGAAAGTGATGGAGATATCAAGGCGTCTGAGAATGAAGAGAAAGCGATAGGCGCAGAGGAGCCGGAGAAGAAGGGTGAATGTGACTGGATAGGTGCAACGAAGCATGAAAAGCAGGATGAATATGACTGGACAGGTGCGGACGAGCCTGAGAAGAGGGTTGAATATGACTGGATTGGCACAGAGGAGCATGAGACCAAGGGGGAATATGGCTGGAATAGTACAGGCGAGCATGAGTACAAGGGGGAAGATGGCTGGAATAGTACAGGCAAGCATGAGTACAAGGGGGAAGATGGCTGGAATAGTACAGGCGAGCATGAGTACAAGGGGGAATATGGCTGCAATAGTACAGGCGAGCATGAGTACAAGGGAGAAGATGGCTGGAATAGTACAGGCGAGCATGAGTACAAGGGGGAATATGGCTGGAATAGTACAGGCGAGCATGAGTACAAGGGTGAGTATAGCTGGAATGGTGCAGACGAGCATGCAAATCGGGATGGGACATACGATAATGGTAGCAGTGATAATAAGAAGTGTTTATACCCGGTGAGGCCTGAAGCAGGAGATTGTGCCTTCTATATGAAAACAGGGAATTGCAAATTCGGATCCAATTGCAAGTTTAATCATCCTGTTATACGGAAAAACCAG gGCATTAAAGAAAAGGTGAAGGAAAGGGAAGACTTATCAGAGAACCCGGGTCAGACCGAGTGCAAG TATTACCTGAGGACAGGAGGGTGTAAGTTTGGGAGTGCCTGTAGATACAACCATTCAAGAGTGAAAGAAACAGTGGTCCATCAAACTGAAGAACTTAATTTTCTTGGCCTGCCAATCCGGCCG GGAGAGAAAGAGTGTCCATATTACATGCGTAATGGCTCCTGCAAATTTGGAGCAAATTGCAGGTTTAACCATCCTGATCCTACAGCTGCCGGAGGAAGTGACCTTGCTTCAGGATATGGTAATGGTGGGTCTGCAACTTTACAGAGTACCTCCCAGTCCGGTGTTGCTCCCTGGTCTTTGCCAAGGACAATAAATGAGACTGCCCCGTTTGTTCCAGTGATGTTTTCACCGGCCCCTGTGTTTCCTCCCCAAAGTCCAGAATGGAATGGCTTTCAG GCTCCTCAATATCCACCAGAAAGGAGTATTCGTCCACTTCCTGCATATGTTATGACCAACCCTGCAACTGAGACCAATGCGTATACTCATCATCAGGAGTCCCAGATGCTAGTTGATCAGTTCCCAGAACGACCTGGCCAATCTGAATGCACTTACTTTATGAAAACTGGGGACTGTAAATTCAAAATGAACTGCAAATTTCATCATCCAAAAAGTCGTATCTCAAAATCACTTCCATCTGCTTTAAGTGACAGAGGCCTTCCTCTGAGACCT GATCAAAACATCTGTTCGCATTATAGTCGCTATGGCATTTGCAAGTTTGGCCCAGCTTGTAAATTTGACCATCCAATCCAACAGTCTTCTTCAACTGTGTCTTCTTAA